One region of Streptomyces capillispiralis genomic DNA includes:
- the rpsP gene encoding 30S ribosomal protein S16 has product MAVKIKLKRLGKIRSPHYRIVVADSRTRRDGRAIEEIGKYHPTYNPSVIEVDADRVAYWLGVGAQPTEPVLAILKKTGDWQKFKGEPAPAPLLQQAEKPARPSFEALGGDDEGKGEAITQKKKAEKKDEAAAESASTEA; this is encoded by the coding sequence GTGGCAGTCAAGATCAAGCTGAAGCGTCTGGGCAAGATCCGTTCGCCTCACTACCGCATCGTCGTCGCCGACTCCCGTACCCGCCGTGACGGCCGGGCCATCGAGGAGATCGGCAAGTACCACCCGACGTACAACCCGTCGGTGATCGAGGTCGACGCCGATCGTGTGGCGTACTGGCTCGGTGTCGGCGCCCAGCCGACCGAGCCCGTGCTCGCCATCCTGAAGAAGACCGGCGACTGGCAGAAGTTCAAGGGCGAGCCCGCCCCGGCTCCGCTGCTGCAGCAGGCCGAGAAGCCTGCCCGCCCGTCGTTCGAGGCGCTCGGCGGTGACGACGAGGGCAAGGGTGAGGCCATCACCCAGAAGAAGAAGGCTGAGAAGAAGGACGAGGCCGCCGCCGAGTCCGCGTCGACCGAGGCCTGA